From the genome of Pirellulales bacterium:
GCGACGAGGATCTCGATCTTGCCTGGGTGCAAGTCGAAAAGCCCGAGAAGTCATTCGACGCAATCGATCTGAAGAAGTCGGCCGAGGCGGAACTCGGCGAGCGCCTGGTCGGCGTGCGCCGCATGGGCAAGATGTTCGATCGCACTCCCGTAGTGGCTCTGGCCACGGTCGTTGGTCACTTGGACCGACCGCGGACCTTGCTGGTACCGCAGGAAGAATTGACGCCGCTGATCGGGTTGCCGGTCTTTAATCGAACGGGCGACCTCGTGGGGATCGTCGTCACGCAACTGCCCGAGGCCGGCGACGCAGCCGGGGGCGCGAATCCCATGACCGCCCTGCTGAGCATGGCTTCCTCGATGCAGGAAGGCCTCACCGGCTTAATCCTGCCGGCGGCGCAGGTGCTGCGCGCGACGGAACGCGCCCAGGCGGGGGACGGCGAAAGTGAAAAGCCATCTGAAGAGGCGGCAGCGCAGTAGAACCGCCAGCGCATTCAGTATCACAAACTCTAATTGAAGCGTGCGCGCGGGTCTGCTCCGCCGCGTGTCCCGCTCGTTTCCTTGCTGCGCGCGAGCCGATGATCGGCTATACTCGCTCATGACAATCAGCAGGCGGGTCATGAACGCACAGTTACGAACACCCCACCGGGCGAACCATGGCCATTCGTGTCGCGTTGCATCACCAGACTCGCTACGACTATGACCGCGAAGTTCTTCTTTCTCCTCAAATAATCCGTCTGCGACCGGCGCCGCACAGTCGCACACCGATCCTGAGCTACTCGCTACACGTCGAACCGGACGAGCGGTTCGAAAACTGGCAGCAAGATCCGCACGGCAATTTCCTGGCGCGGTTCGTCTTTCCCAAGCCGACGCATGCGTTTCGCATTACGGTCGATTTGATCGCCGAGTTGACGGTGATCAACCCGTTCGACTTCTTCGTCGAATCGTCGGCCGATGAGTTTCCGTTCGTTTACGAGCCCTGGCTCGCGCGCGAGCTGCGTCCTTATCTCGAGACGGAGCCGGTCGGTCCCCAGTTGTCCACGCTGCTCGCCTCGATCGATCGGCGGCGCCGCAACACGGTCGATTTTCTCGTCGACTTGAATCAACGGCTGCAAGAGGCGATCCAGTACACGATTCGCCTCGAGCCGGGCGTGCAGACTTGTGAAGAAACGCTCGCGCGCGCCTCGGGCTCGTGCCGCGACTCGGCCTGGCTGCTGGTGCAGATTCTGCGCAACCTGGGGCTCGCCGCGCGATTCGTGTCGGGCTACCTGATTCAACTCGTTCCCGACGTGAAGCCGCTCGATGGTCCCGCCGGCGCGCCGCAGGACTTCACCGATCTGCACGCCTGGACCGAGGTTTACGTGCCCGGCGCGGGCTGGATCGGCTTCGATCCCACGTCGGGCCTGTTGGCCGGCGAGGGTCATATCCCGCTGGCCTGCACGCCCGAGCCGGCGAGCGCCGCCCCGATCACCGGCGCGGTCGAGAAGTGCGAGTGCGAGTTTCATCACACGATGTCGGTCTCGCGAGTACACGAGGATCCGCGCGTTACGAAACCGTACCGCGACACGGAATGGGCCACGATCGAGGCGCTCGGGCACGCGATCGACAAACGTCTCGAGAAGCACGACGTGCGGCTCACCATGGGGGGGGAACCGACCTTCGTGTCGATCGACGACATGGACGGAGCCGAGTGGAACGTGGCGGCGGTGGGCCCGATGAAGCGCAAGCTGTCGGAGCAATTGATTCGCCGCCTGCAAAAGCTCTTCGCACCGAACGCGTTGTTGCACTTCGGTCAGGGGAAGTGGTATCCCGGCGAGCCGCTGCCGCGGTGGGCGCTGGCCTGTTATTGGCGTGCCGACGGACAGCCCGTATGGGAAGACGCCGAGCTCATTGCCCGCGAGGGAGAAAAGTACGGCCACAAGGCCGAGGACGCGGCCAAGTTCGTGCATCAACTGGCCGAAGAACTGAACGTCGAGGCGGGCTGGGCCGTGCCGGCATATGAGGATATCTGGCACTATCTCGCGAAAGAGCGGCGGCTGCCGAACAACGTCGATCCGCGCGACTCGAAGCTCGAAAGCGCCGAAGACCGCGCCCGCCTGGCGCAAGTGTTCGAGCGTGGACTGGGCGAGGCGGTGGGGTTCGTGCTGCCGCTCGAGCGTCAGTGGTGGCAGGGCAAGGCCCGCTGGCGCAGCGGACCGTGGCCGGTGCGCAGCGATGCTCTGTTTCTATTGCCGGGCGATTCGCCCATCGGGTTGCGTCTGCCGCTCGATTCGCTGCCGCACGTCGAGGCGGGAGACCGGCGATACTTCGGCCCGCTCGACCCCACGGCGCCACGTGCTTCGCTCCCCGATTACCCTGGACGCGCTCGGCAACCTCGCTTGCAGCCGGTCGATTCCGCGGAAACTGCCGCGCGGCGTCGCGAGCAGCACAAGCTCAGGGCGGCGACGCCCGATACCACGCCGACGGAAGTGATTCGCACGGCGCTCTGTGTCGAGCCGCGCGACGGCACGCTTCACGTGTTCATGCCGCCGGTCGAACGTCTGGAAGACTATCTCGATCTCGTGGGCGCGATCGAGGCGACTGCCAAGGAACTCGAGACACCGGTCGTGGTCGAGGGCTACCCGCCGCCGGCCGACTATCGCCTGGGGAACTTCAAGGTGACGCCCGATCCTGGGGTGATCGAAGTCAACACACCTCCCGCGCGCGATTGGGATGAGCTGGTGCGCATCACCACCTCGCTGTACGAGGAAGCGCGACAGACACGACTCGGCACCGAAAAGTTCGCCTACGACGGCAAGCATACGGGCACGGGTGGGGGCAACCACGTGGTGCTCGGCGGACCGACTCCGCTCGACAGCCCCTTCTTGCGCCGGCCCGACTTGCTGCGTAGCTTGATCGGCTACTGGAACAATCATCCGGCGCTTTCGTACCTGTTCTCCGGCGCGTTTATCGGACCGACGAGCCAGGCGCCGCGGGTCGACGAAGGTCGGCGCGATGCGATCTTCGAACTGGAGCTCGCCTTCGCGCAAGTGCCGGAGCCGAAGCTCGCCTCGGGCTTCGAGTGTCCGCCCTGGATGGTGGATCGCCTGTTCCGCAACCTGCTCACCGATCTGACGGGCAACACGCATCGCGCGGAGTTTTGCATCGACAAGCTCTACTCGCCCGACAGCTCGAGCGGGCGACTCGGGCTGGTCGAATTCCGCGCCTTCGAAATGCCGCCGCACGCGCGGATGAGCCTGACGCAGCAGCTTCTATTGCGGGCGCTGGTGGCGAGGTTCTGGGAAGAGCCGTATCGCGCCAGGCTCGTGCGTTGGGGCACAACGTTGCACGATCGCTACCTGTTGCCCTATTTTGTCGAACGAGACTTCGGCGACGTGATCGAAGAGACAAGACGGGCAGGATTTCCGCTTTCTGCGGCCTGGTTTGCCCCCCATTTTGAGTTCCGATTCCCTCACATTGGGACGATTGTGCATGACGGTGTTGAGCTAGAATTGAGACAAGCGATCGAGCCCTGGTACGTGCTGGGCGAAGAGCCTGGCGCCGGTGGCACGGCGCGCTATGTCGACTCGTCGGTCGAACGACTCCAAGTCAGGGTGAAGGGCATGACGTCCACGCGCCACGCGATCGCTTGCAATGGTCGGCGCGTGCCGCTGCACCCGACGGGAGTCGAGGGAGAGTTCGTGGCGGCCGTGCGCTATCGCGCCTGGCAACCGCCGAGCTGCCTGCACCCGATGATTGGCATTCACACGCCGCTCGTTTTCGACATCGTGGATCTGTGGCACGAGCGCAGCCTGGGGGGCTGCACCTACCACGTGGCACATCCCGGTGGCCGCAATTACACCACATCACCCGTCAACGCCTACGAGGCCGAGAGTCGCCGCGCCGCACGCTTTTTTCCCACGGGGCATACCGGGGGGCATCTCTCGCTCGCCGACGAACGTCCTTGTCCTGAGTATCCGTTGACGCTCGACCTACGCCGCAATCCCACCGCATGAAGACACCCCTGGCGACTTCCACTGAACCTGCCGGCGGCATGCTGGCCGGCTATGCTCCGCCAGAGGGAGAGTTCGATGAATTGTACGCGGCCACTGGGACGGTTCGTCCGCATTGGCGCGCCCTGGCCGATTCGCTGGCCAAGGTGGGGCCCGAAGAGTTTGCGCGCCGCCGCGATCAGGCCCTGCGACACATCGCGGAAAATGGCGTCACGTACAACGCCTTTGGCGATCCTGGCGAGACGGCACGGCCGTGGGATCTCGACCTGTTGCCCGTAGCGCTGGCGGCCGACGAGTGGCGTGCGATCAGCGCGGGGCTCGTGCAGCGTGCGAAGCTGCTCAATCGCGTGCTGGCCGACCTGTATGGCCCACAGCGCTTGCTCTCCGAAGGGTTGGTCCCGGCCGAACTCTTGTTCGAGCATCCCGGCTTCCATCGCGAGTTGCACGGTCAGCGTCACGCGCACGACCTTTACCTGCACATGTACGCCGCCGATTTGGCGCGTTCGGCCGATGGTCGTTGGTGGGTCGTGTCCGATCAGACCGATGCCCCGCTGGGCGCAGGCTATGCGCTCGAGAATCGCATCGTTGTTTCGCGCATGTTGCCCGAGGTGATTCGCGCCTGCCAGGTGCAACGGCACGCGCCGTTCTTCATGGCCCTGCAACAGACGCTGCGCGAGCTGGCGCCCGAGCGGCGCGAGAATCCGCGGATTGTGCTGTTGAGCCAGGGTCCGGCGAGCGCGCACTACTTCGAGGACGCGTACCTGGCGCGGTATATGGGCTATACGCTGGTCGAGACGGGAGATCTCGCCGTGCGGCACGATCGCGTGCTGCTGAAGACGCTGGCCGGTCTGCTGCCGGTGGACGTGATCTTGCGGCGTATGAGCGACGGGCTGGCCGATCCGCTCGAGCTGGGCGGCGATTCGATGCTGGGCGTGCCAGGACTGATCGAAGCGGTGCGCGCGGGGCACGTAGCCGTGGCGAATGCGCTCGGCAGCTCGCTGGTCGAATCGCCCGCCTTCATGTCGTACTTGCCGAGTCTCTGCCGCGCCCTCATGGGAGACGAGCTGCAATTGCCTTCGGTGGCCACCTGGTGGTGCGGCGATGCGGCGGCGCGGCAACACGTGTTGGCGAATCTCGACGCCCTGGCACTGCGCCCGGCCTACCGAGCCACGGGCGCCCGCGCCGCCGAATATGCCCGCAATGCACGACCGACCAACGATCTGATCGAGGCGATCGAACGGCATCCCTCCCGCTTTATCGGCCAGGAAGACGTCACGCGTTCGACGGCCCCTACATGGTCGAACGCGGGTCTGCGGCCGACGCACGTGGCGCTGCGCGTGTTCCTCGTGGCAACCGAGAACTCGTACATTGCCCTGCCGGGGGGATTGGTGCGCGTCTCGCGCGATCCGGCGCAGTTGGACCGTTCGGTACTCGGCGGCGACGGCAGCAAGGACGTGTGGGTGCCCGCCGAAGGCCCCGTGCGCGAGGTAAGCCTGCTCCATCCGCCTGGCCAGCAGCTCGAGCTGCGCCGTAGCGAGGCGGAACTTCCTAGCCGCGTGGCCGACAACCTCTTCTGGCTCGGCCGGCAGATCGAACGTGCGGACGGCACGTGCCGCCTGCTGCGGACGATTCTAACCAGGCTGACGAGCGAACACGACGTCGCCACGATGACCGAACTCGATCCGCTGCTCCGCTGCCTGGCGGCACAGGGACAGCTCGAGCCGGGTTTCGTCATCGAAGGGATCCGGCAGCAACTGCCCGCGATCGAACGCGTATTGCCGGCGGCGATCTTCGATCCATCGCTCGGCGCGAGCCTGTCGGCGACGCTGGCATCGATGCATCGCGTCGGCTCGCTGGTGCGCGATCGGATCTCGATCGACTGCTGGCGGATCATTCACCGCGTCCACGGCGAGACGCAGCACCTTGCCAGCCGGCTCAGCGTGAGCCTGAGCGAGATCCTGGTGCTCGTGAACCGCGTGGTGATCGACCTGGCGGCGTTTGCCGGCATGGTCGACGAAAGCATGACGCGGACGCAGGGCTGGCGT
Proteins encoded in this window:
- a CDS encoding trypsin-like peptidase domain-containing protein — encoded protein: MAISLAGAPAAADDAAELKGLLDAKSSSIVTLKTVVQMRIGGRGAGNEQEIESEVAGAMISPEGLVICSNMQLSGPASAVRRMLGGNMPGLNISSDVTSVKVVLGPDDEELDAKILARDEDLDLAWVQVEKPEKSFDAIDLKKSAEAELGERLVGVRRMGKMFDRTPVVALATVVGHLDRPRTLLVPQEELTPLIGLPVFNRTGDLVGIVVTQLPEAGDAAGGANPMTALLSMASSMQEGLTGLILPAAQVLRATERAQAGDGESEKPSEEAAAQ
- a CDS encoding circularly permuted type 2 ATP-grasp protein — its product is MKTPLATSTEPAGGMLAGYAPPEGEFDELYAATGTVRPHWRALADSLAKVGPEEFARRRDQALRHIAENGVTYNAFGDPGETARPWDLDLLPVALAADEWRAISAGLVQRAKLLNRVLADLYGPQRLLSEGLVPAELLFEHPGFHRELHGQRHAHDLYLHMYAADLARSADGRWWVVSDQTDAPLGAGYALENRIVVSRMLPEVIRACQVQRHAPFFMALQQTLRELAPERRENPRIVLLSQGPASAHYFEDAYLARYMGYTLVETGDLAVRHDRVLLKTLAGLLPVDVILRRMSDGLADPLELGGDSMLGVPGLIEAVRAGHVAVANALGSSLVESPAFMSYLPSLCRALMGDELQLPSVATWWCGDAAARQHVLANLDALALRPAYRATGARAAEYARNARPTNDLIEAIERHPSRFIGQEDVTRSTAPTWSNAGLRPTHVALRVFLVATENSYIALPGGLVRVSRDPAQLDRSVLGGDGSKDVWVPAEGPVREVSLLHPPGQQLELRRSEAELPSRVADNLFWLGRQIERADGTCRLLRTILTRLTSEHDVATMTELDPLLRCLAAQGQLEPGFVIEGIRQQLPAIERVLPAAIFDPSLGASLSATLASMHRVGSLVRDRISIDCWRIIHRVHGETQHLASRLSVSLSEILVLVNRVVIDLAAFAGMVDESMTRTQGWRFLDIGRRMERALHIIALAQNMLIDVDPQDGRVFEAFLEVADSLMTYRSRYLATLQPAPVLDLVLTDETNPRSVVFQLMTLADHVDRLPRERSQPLRGPEQRIVTNLLAAIRTVDIETLRRLPHRSERTKLDQLLGRMAEQLPRLSDLIAHKYLVHAGTPRQLAEGRTEENL
- a CDS encoding transglutaminase family protein; translated protein: MAIRVALHHQTRYDYDREVLLSPQIIRLRPAPHSRTPILSYSLHVEPDERFENWQQDPHGNFLARFVFPKPTHAFRITVDLIAELTVINPFDFFVESSADEFPFVYEPWLARELRPYLETEPVGPQLSTLLASIDRRRRNTVDFLVDLNQRLQEAIQYTIRLEPGVQTCEETLARASGSCRDSAWLLVQILRNLGLAARFVSGYLIQLVPDVKPLDGPAGAPQDFTDLHAWTEVYVPGAGWIGFDPTSGLLAGEGHIPLACTPEPASAAPITGAVEKCECEFHHTMSVSRVHEDPRVTKPYRDTEWATIEALGHAIDKRLEKHDVRLTMGGEPTFVSIDDMDGAEWNVAAVGPMKRKLSEQLIRRLQKLFAPNALLHFGQGKWYPGEPLPRWALACYWRADGQPVWEDAELIAREGEKYGHKAEDAAKFVHQLAEELNVEAGWAVPAYEDIWHYLAKERRLPNNVDPRDSKLESAEDRARLAQVFERGLGEAVGFVLPLERQWWQGKARWRSGPWPVRSDALFLLPGDSPIGLRLPLDSLPHVEAGDRRYFGPLDPTAPRASLPDYPGRARQPRLQPVDSAETAARRREQHKLRAATPDTTPTEVIRTALCVEPRDGTLHVFMPPVERLEDYLDLVGAIEATAKELETPVVVEGYPPPADYRLGNFKVTPDPGVIEVNTPPARDWDELVRITTSLYEEARQTRLGTEKFAYDGKHTGTGGGNHVVLGGPTPLDSPFLRRPDLLRSLIGYWNNHPALSYLFSGAFIGPTSQAPRVDEGRRDAIFELELAFAQVPEPKLASGFECPPWMVDRLFRNLLTDLTGNTHRAEFCIDKLYSPDSSSGRLGLVEFRAFEMPPHARMSLTQQLLLRALVARFWEEPYRARLVRWGTTLHDRYLLPYFVERDFGDVIEETRRAGFPLSAAWFAPHFEFRFPHIGTIVHDGVELELRQAIEPWYVLGEEPGAGGTARYVDSSVERLQVRVKGMTSTRHAIACNGRRVPLHPTGVEGEFVAAVRYRAWQPPSCLHPMIGIHTPLVFDIVDLWHERSLGGCTYHVAHPGGRNYTTSPVNAYEAESRRAARFFPTGHTGGHLSLADERPCPEYPLTLDLRRNPTA